The following coding sequences are from one Eucalyptus grandis isolate ANBG69807.140 chromosome 11, ASM1654582v1, whole genome shotgun sequence window:
- the LOC104425745 gene encoding desumoylating isopeptidase 1, translating to MAEEGHRVTLNVYDLSQGLARQLSTSFLGKAIEGIWHTGVVVYGNEYYFGGGIQHAPVGSTPYGTPIRVVELGVTHVPKDVFEMYLQEISPRYTAETYSLLTHNCNNFSNEVAQFLVGSTIPDYILQLPNEVMSSPMGALILPMIQNLETTLKAGAVPQVPQFRPPSSTPDVTKSFGSTPSAPVKKTKATDTDKKQQSGVCAKESKDEKAPAASDSAAAKVDPVPGDPLGDARSKVQEEISAEFAAIMASGTLRASEAAALATKRVMQRYGHMNIAMSS from the exons ATGGCTGAG GAGGGTCACAGGGTTACTTTGAATGTGTATGACCTGAGCCAAGGTCTTGCTCGACAGCTTTCcacatctttcttgggaaaggcGATTGAGGGCATATG GCACACTGGAGTGGTAGTGTATGGTAATGAATACTACTTTGGAGGAGGTATACAGCATGCCCCTGTTGGGTCAACGCCGTATGGTACTCCCATTCGTGTTGTAGAATTGGGTGTCACACATGTACCAAAAGATGTTTTCGAGATGTATTTACAGGAGATCAGTCCTCGATACACAGCAGAAACATATAGCCTGCTCACTCACAATTGTAACAACTTCAGTAATGAGGTAGCCCAATTTTTAGTGGGTTCAACCATTCCAGACTATATTTTGCAGCTTCCTAATGAGGTCATGAGTAGCCCGATGGGTGCTTTGATCT TGCCTATGATACAGAACCTGGAGACGACTTTGAAAGCAGGAGCCGTTCCTCAAGTTCCACAATTTAGGCCTCCATCCTCGACCCCTGATGTTACCAAGTCGTTTGGCAGTACTCCTAGTGCACCTGTGAAGAAAACCAAAGCCACAGATACGGATAAGAAACAGCAATCTGGGGTGTGTGCTAAGGAGTCTAAGGATGAAAAAGCCCCAGCTGCAAGTGATTCTGCCGCTGCAAAAGTCGACCCTGTACCAGGAGATCCTCTGGGAGATGCACGGAGCAAGGTGCAGGAGGAGATTAGTGCAGAATTTGCGGCGATCATGGCGAGTGGAACGTTGCGCGCAAGTGAAGCTGCGGCACTTGCCACCAAGAGGGTGATGCAGAGATATGGGCACATGAACATTGCGATGTCGAGCTAA